DNA from Vulpes vulpes isolate BD-2025 chromosome 9, VulVul3, whole genome shotgun sequence:
CAGTGAAGGCCTTGGCTGAGCGCAAGGCCCAGGGTGTGCTGGCTGCACAGGTGCGGGCAGAACAACTTCGGGATGAAGCTCGTGGCTTGTTGCAGGCTGCGCAGGACAAGCTGCAACGGCTGCAAGGTGAGGATTGGAGTGGGTGGATGCCAGAGGTGTGGGACTGTGGGAGTAGGACCTTTCAGCTGAGACCTGCCCATCCTAGAGCTGGAAGGCACCTATGAGGAGAACGAGCGGGCACTGGAAGGCAAAGCAGCCCAATTGGATGGGCTGGAGGCCAGGATGCGTAGTGTGCTTCAAGCCATCAACTTGCAGGTCCAGATCTACAACACCTGCCAGTGACTCTTGCAGGATTcctaccccagcccccagcccccagccccgccgcaCCCCTGTTACTGCCTCTGCATGGAAAAGTTCCCACCCTGACTAGGCCTTCAATAAACTGCTGTGAATCCCCACCGCGTTGTCTGGACTCTGATTTGGAGAGGGCGTTGTCTCTGGGCGGAATCTCAGGATACCACCAGCAGGGCCAGGGCGAGGCCAAGCCACCGGAGTCCCGCCTCCTCCGTTCGGGCCCGCCCCGGAGCTGCCCGCCGCCGCGTGCCCACTCCCACCGGAAGTGCGTCACTAGCTAGGCGCTTCGCCACCCGCGGCCTTAACTAGAAGTCGAAACAAAACAAGCGGCCGAGGCGGCGGCAGCGGCGACAGGACGGGGGAGGGGCGCGCCGGAACCGGAACCGACCAGACGCCGGAACCGGAACCGAGAGCGGGTTGCCAGGGCCCTAAGAGGGCTGGCGGCGGCGGCCTCGCTCGGTGAGTGGGACGGGCCGCCACTGGCCTGTCTGGCTGGAGCCGGGAAGGCCGCGACGCGAGCCCCGGGCTGCCTGTTCAAGGTCACGGGCCGTGCCAGCCTCGACTCCTCGAGCCTCGCGGCGTGCCGGGCCCACCGATGCAGGCGGGGCCGTTACTCTACCCCCGGGGTCGGCCTCCTGCCTCCGAGAGGGCTGGCGGCTAACGAAGgcggcttcctggaggaggtggtggcggGCCCGGGGTTTGGAGGCTGGAGCTGAGTCCCAGCCCTGCCGGGGCGCTGGTCTCTAGTCAGTAACCCCGCGCAGCAGGATAGGTCGGAATGGTCTCTAGACAGCCCCTTTCTTGTCTCGGTATCCCCAGGAGAAGTGGGAGGGACGCGACCTTAAGCTGAGGCCTGGTGCAGAGGCGgagggtgcccccccccccccccagctatgGATCTGTCGTCATTAAAGATCCAACCTCCTAGTCCCCCATAGAAGAACGTCCCTCTAACCCTCCACCACACACATACCTTGGGGAACACAAAGTAGTCAATATTTACTACCATCTCGGGCCAGGCTTGAGGCTGCAACGGGTCCTGGATTCATAGTTCATCCCCACTGTTGTCTcaattttgaaaactttattttgGATGGAAAAACAGTCCAGAATCTGATGGGTCTGTGGGAAACTGAATAGAAAGTCTCTAGCCCAGTGCTGATGAGTGAGTGGACCTGGAAAAGAAGGGGATGATGTCGGCTTCATTCTCAAACTGGATGCTCGTCCTGCCTTGGCTCTGGGGCAAGATTGCTACTGAAAGGGTAGTGTGACAGCTACTCTTTTCTCCCCAGCTTTTGCAGGTCCTTTTCTGCTTGGGATAGCAGTTGGAGAGGAAAATGTCTTCTGGGATGTGGGAAGAAAAACCAAACCGTGCATAGGAATAAATTCAGAGGAGGGTGGGAgttggcaggtggcaggtggagcATCTTAACACCAGGACCTTGCCTGGGCAATGATAGCACCTGGGCTGAGCCTGTCTTGAGCCACAGAGCCTGGTCCCTTTGCTGTTTGATCGTCttctcctttctgccttcctcctccacctcctacTTCTTGGGTGGTGACTAAGCAGCCAGTGAGAGTGAGGAAAAGTGAGCACCCTGCTCAGAGTGCCAGCCCTGTGGGCTGGAGCCATGGCTTCTCTCCAGATTGGTTGAGGAGACAGGTTCCAGGCTATGGCTGCCTTGACCTGGCATCTCCTCAGTAAGGCTCCTATCTTTGTGGGTCTGTATGGCAGGCATTTAGGAGTCTCTACCAGAAGTTGTTGCTACTTGTattgttttttccttcagaatAGTCTGAGAGTGTCCAGGGCTACATTAGGTGATGGAGAGATAGTGTTCTATAGGCTTAGTCATATTCTGGGGTTGCTGAGCCCTGGCTGTGACTGTGGAGCAAATTGTTGGGCCTTGGTGGTGATCACTGGTCCCTTTTCATTAGGCTGTCGGTTCCTTGGAGAATTTGGCCCCAAAGAGTTGCCAAGATAGCTGGGCCAGGAAGAAAGCGCCGTAGCCCTGACCCAGACGCCGTTACCGACCCTGGGGCACTCTGGCTGTCAACCAAGCGGCTCAAGATGTCTGGTGGGGCCAGCGCCACAGGCCCAAGGAGGGGTCCCCCAGGATTGGAGGAGGCCACCAGTAAGAAGAAGCAGAAGGATCGAGCAAACCAGGAGAGCAAGGATGGAGATCCTAGGAGAGGTGATTGTGATATTCCCACAGTACTTGTGGTCTCCACCCTGTTGAGCATGCAGACTAGGGGTTGAGAGATGACATTTTTACTGTTCCTTCTGTTTTGGTCTGATACTGAGAGAAGGACTCAGAGCAGGCTTGGTAGAGTCTCAGCTTTAAGTCTATGTACCTGGCTGAGATCCTGAAGATGGTGCTTGGTGGAGTGGTAGGGTCTTGGAGACTACCTCCCATCATCATTTCCCGGTTCTTTGTTGTCAGGGTCGGCATCTTCTCGGGAGGAGCAGGCCAAAGAGGGTGAGTAATAAATAGGCCTTTTGGGTGCTagagtgctgggggtggggaggaaacaCTGGGGCTATAATGCCTTCATCTGGAGCAGTTCTGTTAGGGCTAGGTCTCTGGCACCTGTTTATCTCCATCAGGAGCTTATGAGACCCTCATAGTCTCATTGGTACTCCTACAGAGTTGTTGCTTGATTGGAGGCAGAGTGCAGATGAGGTGATTGTCAAGCTGCGTGTGGGAGCAGGTCCCCTGCGGCTGGAGGAAGTGGATGCTGCTTTCACGGACACAGACTGTGTGGTGCGGCTTCCAGGTATGTCCATCTGCCCTGAGCCCAGTGGTGTATTTGAatcctctgatatttcccaccctaGCTCACTGCCCCTACTCTGTCTCCAGGTGGTCGGCAGTGGGGTGGTGTTTTCTACGCTGAAATAGAAAGTTCTTGCACCAAAGTACAAGCTCGTAAAGGTGGCCTCCTGCAGCTGGCACTGCCCAAGAAGGTGCCTCTGCTCACATGGCCCTCTCTTCTGGTAAGTTCCACAGCAGAGTAGGGTAGGGATAACCAGTGTAGTTGACAGGGCCTGACTGCTGTATCTTTGATAGAAGAAACCTCTAGGGACCCAGGAGGTGGTACCAGGGCTGCGGTGCCAGGAGAATGGGCAGGAGCCATCTCCCATTGCTCTGGAGCCAGGCCCTGAGCCCCGTCGGGCCAAACAGGAGGCCCGGAACCAGAAGCGGGCCCAGGGCCGTGGTGAGGTAGGCGCAGGGGCTGGCCCCGGGGCCCAGGCAGGCCCCAGCGCCAAGAGGGCTGTGCATCTCCGCAGAGGGCCAGAGGGGGAAGGGTCCAGAGATGGGCCTGGACCCCGGGGTGATGCCCCCCCCTTCTTGGCTGagacagccacccaggtgagAGTGGGGTACCTGtgggagctgggagaggggagagtTGGGAGATGGTCAGCAGTGGGGGGCCACCTGCCAGACCTGCAGCTGATCCTGCCCACAATCTTGCCACAAATAGGCTGAAGCTGAGGAACAGCTCCGGGTACCACCATTGAACCCCCAGACCTGCCTCTTGGGCTCAGAGGAGAATCTAGCACTCTTGGCAGGAGAAAAGACTGTGTCTCCCAGGAATGATCCAGTCTCCCCAGCCATGGCCCGGAGCAGAGACCCTGAGAAAGGTGACCGTTCCAAAGAGGAGATGGCAGTGGCAGCAGATGCTGTAACCTTGGTGGATGGTAAAGGTGGGGCTAGGGGTGGGCAGGCAGAGCCCTAGGTTGGGTTGCAAGGTTGGTGGGTGGATAGGGAATAGAACAGCAGTGGGCTGGAACCTGTCCTGGGTGGTGCTGAGCTGTGGTCTCAACGTAGAGCCGGAATCCATGGTGAACCTGGCATTTGTCAAGAATGACTCATATGAGAAGGGGCCAGATTCTGTGGTGGTGCACGTGTACGTGAAAGAAATCCGCAGGGACACCTCTCGAGTGCTTTTCCGCGAGCAGGACTTCACACTTATCTTCCAGACCAGGTGGGTGGGtaggcaggagctggggcagagggTACACTTCAGGCAGGACAGTGTATCTCATGCTCTTTTTCCCTACCCTTCCTACTGCCCTTTCCCTGGTCTGCTTCTGCAGGGATGGAAACTTCCTGAGACTACACCCGGGCTGTGGGCCCCACACCCTCTTCCGTTGGCAGGTGAAGCTCAGGTGGGTGGTTCTCGGCCCCCAAGCACTGTGCCTTGTCCCACCCTGGGCTCAGTCTCCCTGGCCCAGCTAGCCCAACACCTACTTCACCTAAGTCCCTGAGTTCAGCCTTTCCCCACAGGAACCTGATTGAACCTGAGCAGTGCACCTTCTGCTTCACCGCCTCTCGCATTGACATCTGCCTCCGTAAGCGGCAAAGTCAACGCTGGGGGGGCTTGGAGGCCCCAGCTGCACGAGGTCTGCACACGAGCTCCCTTCATTGTCCAGCCTTCATAACCTggacccccaacccctgccacaTGCTGCTAACCACCAGCCCCCTCATTCCCCCTTTTTAAGGTGCAGTGGGTGGTGCAAAGGTTGCCGTGCCGACAGGTCCAACCCCTCTGGATTCGGCACCACCAGGAggcacccctcaccccctcacaGGACAGGAGGAAGCTCGGGCTGTGGAGAAGGAAAAACCCAAGCCTCGGTCTGAGGACACGGGGTTGGATGGTGTAGCTGCCCGTACGCCCATGGAGCATGTAGCCCCAAAGCCAGAGCCACACCTGGCCTCGGTGAGaatcctggggtggggagggccaagGGTAAAGGCTGGAGAGCCTCAGGGCTACTCTTTCATGCCCCTCCTTGCTCCTACAGCCCAAGCCCACATGTATGGTGCCTCCAATGCCCCATAGCCCAGTGAGTGGAGACAgtgtggaggaagaggaggaggaagagaagaaggtgTGTCTGCCAGGCTTCACTGGCCTTGTCAACCTAGGCAACACTTGCTTCATGAACAGTGTTATTCAGTCTTTGTCTAACACTCGGGAGCTCCGTGACTTCTTCCACGGTGAGAGCAGGACCAGGAGCCAagggctgtgggcagaggggaTGCCTTTCCCCGCTCACACTTCTACTTGGCTGCTGTCCCTAGACCGCTCCTTTGAGACTGAGATCAACTACAACAACCCATTGGGGACTGGTGGGCGTCTGGCCATTGGCTTTGCTGTGCTGCTCCGGGCGCTGTGGAAGGGCACTCACCATGCCTTCCAGCCTTCCAAGTTGAAGGTGATCTGTGGCCACTCCCACCCTGGCTAGATAGGGTGGGGAAGGCTAGCCAGCTGGGTATGTGGTGGGTGTTGGGGCTCCGTGCTCACACTTGGCCCCTGTATCCAGGCCATTGTGGCGAGCAAGGCCAGCCAGTTCACAGGCTATGCACAGCATGATGCCCAGGAGTTCATGGCTTTCTTGCTGGATGGGCTGCATGAAGACCTGAATCGCATTCAGAACAAGCCCTACACAGAGACTGTGGACTCGGATGGGCGGCCTGATGAGGTCAGGATTGTGGGCAGAGGTGGGCATATCTCATGCATATCCCAGTCCCTGGGTCTCCTTGATCCTCACCACTCTGCTCCTCAGGTGGTGGCTGAAGAAGCATGGCAGCGGCATAAGATGCGGAATGACTCTTTCATCGTAGACCTATTTCAGGGGCAGTATAAGTCGAAGCTGGTGTGCCCTGTGTGTGCCAAGGTGTGAAGGGCTCCCCTGGAAAGAGGCCCCTAGCTTGGTCTAGATAGCTTGGTTAATTTGTAGTTGGGGGCATGTACATCTCAAGATGTTGTTTGAGCAAAGAGACTGTCAGGGAGGTCTTCAGCTTCTTTGTGGGCTGCGGAGGTCAGGCTAGATAGCTCTCCTAACTGAGATAAAAGGGGTGTTTGGGTTCAAAGCCAGCTTATATGGTGGGGCCGAGGTATGGGTAAGATTGGAAAGACATTTAGGGTACAGGTGAGAGACAAATGGATATGTGGTGAGGCTGAGCAAGGCCTCAATTGCCAGAAAGAGGGAGTATTCTCTCCTGGTAGCCATCCTAGTCTGTACAGTATTCTCAAGCCTGAGAGTTGAGAATACTGAGGCCCTAGAGCCATCCGAGTACCTGGGTTGGGCCCCCTGGGTGTAAGCATCCCGTCCCTCACTCCCTGTGCAGCCACCTGGTGCCACTTGTGTATCCCAGGTCTCCATCACTTTCGACCCATTCCTCTACCTGCCGGTACCCTTGCCACAGAAGCAGAAGGTTCTCCCCGTCTTCTATTTTGCCCGGGAGCCCCACAGCAAGCCTATCAAGgtgagagaagtgggctcctatTTCTGGGCGTCCCAGAGACCCTGGTCCACCTCCCCCATGGACTCTACTTTTGTTACCAGTTTCTGGTGAGCATCAGCAAGGAGAACTCCAGCGCAAGTGAAGTGTTGGACTCCCTCTCTCAGAGTGTCCACGTGAAGCCTGAGAACCTGCGTCTGGCTGAGGTACATCTGTCCTTCCCTAGAGTCTTAggcacacagatatatatatacgTGCTTTCAACACAAACCCATGTGAACACATACGTCTGAATTCATACCTATACACCTATGTACATGTGACTCCACAAAACCCACTGGTGTGTTAGGGGTTTAGGCACGGTTGAAGCCAGGCATTTGTGTTGTGTAACAAAAGTGCCCTCAGTTCTCCAGGTTGCCATCGTCAGGGTTTACTCCCCCTTTGGTGGGGACCCTCAGCTG
Protein-coding regions in this window:
- the USP19 gene encoding ubiquitin carboxyl-terminal hydrolase 19 isoform X19, which encodes MSGGASATGPRRGPPGLEEATSKKKQKDRANQESKDGDPRRGSASSREEQAKEELLLDWRQSADEVIVKLRVGAGPLRLEEVDAAFTDTDCVVRLPGGRQWGGVFYAEIESSCTKVQARKGGLLQLALPKKVPLLTWPSLLKKPLGTQEVVPGLRCQENGQEPSPIALEPGPEPRRAKQEARNQKRAQGRGEVGAGAGPGAQAGPSAKRAVHLRRGPEGEGSRDGPGPRGDAPPFLAETATQAEAEEQLRVPPLNPQTCLLGSEENLALLAGEKTVSPRNDPVSPAMARSRDPEKGDRSKEEMAVAADAVTLVDEPESMVNLAFVKNDSYEKGPDSVVVHVYVKEIRRDTSRVLFREQDFTLIFQTRDGNFLRLHPGCGPHTLFRWQVKLRNLIEPEQCTFCFTASRIDICLRKRQSQRWGGLEAPAARVGGAKVAVPTGPTPLDSAPPGGTPHPLTGQEEARAVEKEKPKPRSEDTGLDGVAARTPMEHVAPKPEPHLASPKPTCMVPPMPHSPVSGDSVEEEEEEEKKVCLPGFTGLVNLGNTCFMNSVIQSLSNTRELRDFFHDRSFETEINYNNPLGTGGRLAIGFAVLLRALWKGTHHAFQPSKLKAIVASKASQFTGYAQHDAQEFMAFLLDGLHEDLNRIQNKPYTETVDSDGRPDEVVAEEAWQRHKMRNDSFIVDLFQGQYKSKLVCPVCAKVSITFDPFLYLPVPLPQKQKVLPVFYFAREPHSKPIKFLVSISKENSSASEVLDSLSQSVHVKPENLRLAEVIKNRFHRVFLPSHSLDTVSPSDTLLCFELLSPELAKERVVVLEVQQRPQVPSIPISKCAACQRKQQSEDEKLKRCTRCYRVGYCNQLCQKTHWPDHKGLCRPENIGYPFLVSVPASRLTYARLAQLLEGYARYSVSVFQPPFQPGRMALESQGPGCTTLLSTSSLEAGDSERDPIQPPELQLVTPVAEGDTGVPRAWAAPDRGPVPSTSGVSSEVLASGPVEVGSLPAGERVSRPEAAVPGYQHPSEAMNAHTPQFFIYKIDASNREQRLEDKGDTPLELGEDCSLALVWRNNERLQEFVLVASKELECAEDPGSAGEAARAGHFTLDQCLNLFTRPEVLAPEEAWYCPQCKQHREASKQLLLWRLPNVLIVQLKRFSFRSFIWRDKINDLVEFPVRNLDLSKFCIGQKEEQLPSYDLYAVINHYGGMIGGHYTACARLPNDRSSQRSDVGWRLFDDSTVTTVDESQVVTRYAYVLFYRRRNSPVERPPRAGHSEHHPDLGPAAEAAASQGLGPGQAPEVAPTRTAPERFAPSVDRPAPTYSNMEEVD
- the USP19 gene encoding ubiquitin carboxyl-terminal hydrolase 19 isoform X7 → MSGGASATGPRRGPPGLEEATSKKKQKDRANQESKDGDPRRGSASSREEQAKEELLLDWRQSADEVIVKLRVGAGPLRLEEVDAAFTDTDCVVRLPGGRQWGGVFYAEIESSCTKVQARKGGLLQLALPKKVPLLTWPSLLKKPLGTQEVVPGLRCQENGQEPSPIALEPGPEPRRAKQEARNQKRAQGRGEVGAGAGPGAQAGPSAKRAVHLRRGPEGEGSRDGPGPRGDAPPFLAETATQAEAEEQLRVPPLNPQTCLLGSEENLALLAGEKTVSPRNDPVSPAMARSRDPEKGDRSKEEMAVAADAVTLVDEPESMVNLAFVKNDSYEKGPDSVVVHVYVKEIRRDTSRVLFREQDFTLIFQTRDGNFLRLHPGCGPHTLFRWQVKLRNLIEPEQCTFCFTASRIDICLRKRQSQRWGGLEAPAARVGGAKVAVPTGPTPLDSAPPGGTPHPLTGQEEARAVEKEKPKPRSEDTGLDGVAARTPMEHVAPKPEPHLASPKPTCMVPPMPHSPVSGDSVEEEEEEEKKVCLPGFTGLVNLGNTCFMNSVIQSLSNTRELRDFFHDRSFETEINYNNPLGTGGRLAIGFAVLLRALWKGTHHAFQPSKLKAIVASKASQFTGYAQHDAQEFMAFLLDGLHEDLNRIQNKPYTETVDSDGRPDEVVAEEAWQRHKMRNDSFIVDLFQGQYKSKLVCPVCAKVSITFDPFLYLPVPLPQKQKVLPVFYFAREPHSKPIKFLVSISKENSSASEVLDSLSQSVHVKPENLRLAEVIKNRFHRVFLPSHSLDTVSPSDTLLCFELLSPELAKERVVVLEVQQRPQVPSIPISKCAACQRKQQSEDEKLKRCTRCYRVGYCNQLCQKTHWPDHKGLCRPENIGYPFLVSVPASRLTYARLAQLLEGYARYSVSVFQPPFQPGRMALESQGPGCTTLLSTSSLEAGDSERDPIQPPELQLVTPVAEGDTGVPRAWAAPDRGPVPSTSGVSSEVLASGPVEVGSLPAGERVSRPEAAVPGYQHPSEAMNAHTPQFFIYKIDASNREQRLEDKGDTPLELGEDCSLALVWRNNERLQEFVLVASKELECAEDPGSAGEAARAGHFTLDQCLNLFTRPEVLAPEEAWYCPQCKQHREASKQLLLWRLPNVLIVQLKRFSFRSFIWRDKINDLVEFPVRNLDLSKFCIGQKEEQLPSYDLYAVINHYGGMIGGHYTACARLPNDRSSQRSDVGWRLFDDSTVTTVDESQVVTRYAYVLFYRRRNSPVERPPRAGHSEHHPDLGPAAEAAASQASRIWQELEAEEEPVPEGPVPLGPWGPQDWVGPPPRGPTTPDEGCLRYFVLGTVAALVALVLNVFYPLVSQSRWR
- the USP19 gene encoding ubiquitin carboxyl-terminal hydrolase 19 isoform X34 is translated as MSGGASATGPRRGPPGLEEATSKKKQKDRANQESKDGDPRRGSASSREEQAKEELLLDWRQSADEVIVKLRVGAGPLRLEEVDAAFTDTDCVVRLPGGRQWGGVFYAEIESSCTKVQARKGGLLQLALPKKVPLLTWPSLLAEAEEQLRVPPLNPQTCLLGSEENLALLAGEKTVSPRNDPVSPAMARSRDPEKEPESMVNLAFVKNDSYEKGPDSVVVHVYVKEIRRDTSRVLFREQDFTLIFQTRDGNFLRLHPGCGPHTLFRWQVKLRNLIEPEQCTFCFTASRIDICLRKRQSQRWGGLEAPAARGAVGGAKVAVPTGPTPLDSAPPGGTPHPLTGQEEARAVEKEKPKPRSEDTGLDGVAARTPMEHVAPKPEPHLASPKPTCMVPPMPHSPVSGDSVEEEEEEEKKVCLPGFTGLVNLGNTCFMNSVIQSLSNTRELRDFFHDRSFETEINYNNPLGTGGRLAIGFAVLLRALWKGTHHAFQPSKLKAIVASKASQFTGYAQHDAQEFMAFLLDGLHEDLNRIQNKPYTETVDSDGRPDEVVAEEAWQRHKMRNDSFIVDLFQGQYKSKLVCPVCAKVSITFDPFLYLPVPLPQKQKVLPVFYFAREPHSKPIKFLVSISKENSSASEVLDSLSQSVHVKPENLRLAEVIKNRFHRVFLPSHSLDTVSPSDTLLCFELLSPELAKERVVVLEVQQRPQVPSIPISKCAACQRKQQSEDEKLKRCTRCYRVGYCNQLCQKTHWPDHKGLCRPENIGYPFLVSVPASRLTYARLAQLLEGYARYSVSVFQPPFQPGRMALESQGPGCTTLLSTSSLEAGDSERDPIQPPELQLVTPVAEGDTGVPRAWAAPDRGPVPSTSGVSSEVLASGPVEVGSLPAGERVSRPEAAVPGYQHPSEAMNAHTPQFFIYKIDASNREQRLEDKGDTPLELGEDCSLALVWRNNERLQEFVLVASKELECAEDPGSAGEAARAGHFTLDQCLNLFTRPEVLAPEEAWYCPQCKQHREASKQLLLWRLPNVLIVQLKRFSFRSFIWRDKINDLVEFPVRNLDLSKFCIGQKEEQLPSYDLYAVINHYGGMIGGHYTACARLPNDRSSQRSDVGWRLFDDSTVTTVDESQVVTRYAYVLFYRRRNSPVERPPRAGHSEHHPDLGPAAEAAASQGLGPGQAPEVAPTRTAPERFAPSVDRPAPTYSNMEEVD
- the USP19 gene encoding ubiquitin carboxyl-terminal hydrolase 19 isoform X8 — encoded protein: MSGGASATGPRRGPPGLEEATSKKKQKDRANQESKDGDPRRGSASSREEQAKEELLLDWRQSADEVIVKLRVGAGPLRLEEVDAAFTDTDCVVRLPGGRQWGGVFYAEIESSCTKVQARKGGLLQLALPKKVPLLTWPSLLKPLGTQEVVPGLRCQENGQEPSPIALEPGPEPRRAKQEARNQKRAQGRGEVGAGAGPGAQAGPSAKRAVHLRRGPEGEGSRDGPGPRGDAPPFLAETATQAEAEEQLRVPPLNPQTCLLGSEENLALLAGEKTVSPRNDPVSPAMARSRDPEKGDRSKEEMAVAADAVTLVDEPESMVNLAFVKNDSYEKGPDSVVVHVYVKEIRRDTSRVLFREQDFTLIFQTRDGNFLRLHPGCGPHTLFRWQVKLRNLIEPEQCTFCFTASRIDICLRKRQSQRWGGLEAPAARVGGAKVAVPTGPTPLDSAPPGGTPHPLTGQEEARAVEKEKPKPRSEDTGLDGVAARTPMEHVAPKPEPHLASPKPTCMVPPMPHSPVSGDSVEEEEEEEKKVCLPGFTGLVNLGNTCFMNSVIQSLSNTRELRDFFHDRSFETEINYNNPLGTGGRLAIGFAVLLRALWKGTHHAFQPSKLKAIVASKASQFTGYAQHDAQEFMAFLLDGLHEDLNRIQNKPYTETVDSDGRPDEVVAEEAWQRHKMRNDSFIVDLFQGQYKSKLVCPVCAKVSITFDPFLYLPVPLPQKQKVLPVFYFAREPHSKPIKFLVSISKENSSASEVLDSLSQSVHVKPENLRLAEVIKNRFHRVFLPSHSLDTVSPSDTLLCFELLSPELAKERVVVLEVQQRPQVPSIPISKCAACQRKQQSEDEKLKRCTRCYRVGYCNQLCQKTHWPDHKGLCRPENIGYPFLVSVPASRLTYARLAQLLEGYARYSVSVFQPPFQPGRMALESQGPGCTTLLSTSSLEAGDSERDPIQPPELQLVTPVAEGDTGVPRAWAAPDRGPVPSTSGVSSEVLASGPVEVGSLPAGERVSRPEAAVPGYQHPSEAMNAHTPQFFIYKIDASNREQRLEDKGDTPLELGEDCSLALVWRNNERLQEFVLVASKELECAEDPGSAGEAARAGHFTLDQCLNLFTRPEVLAPEEAWYCPQCKQHREASKQLLLWRLPNVLIVQLKRFSFRSFIWRDKINDLVEFPVRNLDLSKFCIGQKEEQLPSYDLYAVINHYGGMIGGHYTACARLPNDRSSQRSDVGWRLFDDSTVTTVDESQVVTRYAYVLFYRRRNSPVERPPRAGHSEHHPDLGPAAEAAASQASRIWQELEAEEEPVPEGPVPLGPWGPQDWVGPPPRGPTTPDEGCLRYFVLGTVAALVALVLNVFYPLVSQSRWR
- the USP19 gene encoding ubiquitin carboxyl-terminal hydrolase 19 isoform X22 produces the protein MSGGASATGPRRGPPGLEEATSKKKQKDRANQESKDGDPRRGSASSREEQAKEELLLDWRQSADEVIVKLRVGAGPLRLEEVDAAFTDTDCVVRLPGGRQWGGVFYAEIESSCTKVQARKGGLLQLALPKKVPLLTWPSLLKPLGTQEVVPGLRCQENGQEPSPIALEPGPEPRRAKQEARNQKRAQGRGEVGAGAGPGAQAGPSAKRAVHLRRGPEGEGSRDGPGPRGDAPPFLAETATQAEAEEQLRVPPLNPQTCLLGSEENLALLAGEKTVSPRNDPVSPAMARSRDPEKEPESMVNLAFVKNDSYEKGPDSVVVHVYVKEIRRDTSRVLFREQDFTLIFQTRDGNFLRLHPGCGPHTLFRWQVKLRNLIEPEQCTFCFTASRIDICLRKRQSQRWGGLEAPAARGAVGGAKVAVPTGPTPLDSAPPGGTPHPLTGQEEARAVEKEKPKPRSEDTGLDGVAARTPMEHVAPKPEPHLASPKPTCMVPPMPHSPVSGDSVEEEEEEEKKVCLPGFTGLVNLGNTCFMNSVIQSLSNTRELRDFFHDRSFETEINYNNPLGTGGRLAIGFAVLLRALWKGTHHAFQPSKLKAIVASKASQFTGYAQHDAQEFMAFLLDGLHEDLNRIQNKPYTETVDSDGRPDEVVAEEAWQRHKMRNDSFIVDLFQGQYKSKLVCPVCAKVSITFDPFLYLPVPLPQKQKVLPVFYFAREPHSKPIKFLVSISKENSSASEVLDSLSQSVHVKPENLRLAEVIKNRFHRVFLPSHSLDTVSPSDTLLCFELLSPELAKERVVVLEVQQRPQVPSIPISKCAACQRKQQSEDEKLKRCTRCYRVGYCNQLCQKTHWPDHKGLCRPENIGYPFLVSVPASRLTYARLAQLLEGYARYSVSVFQPPFQPGRMALESQGPGCTTLLSTSSLEAGDSERDPIQPPELQLVTPVAEGDTGVPRAWAAPDRGPVPSTSGVSSEVLASGPVEVGSLPAGERVSRPEAAVPGYQHPSEAMNAHTPQFFIYKIDASNREQRLEDKGDTPLELGEDCSLALVWRNNERLQEFVLVASKELECAEDPGSAGEAARAGHFTLDQCLNLFTRPEVLAPEEAWYCPQCKQHREASKQLLLWRLPNVLIVQLKRFSFRSFIWRDKINDLVEFPVRNLDLSKFCIGQKEEQLPSYDLYAVINHYGGMIGGHYTACARLPNDRSSQRSDVGWRLFDDSTVTTVDESQVVTRYAYVLFYRRRNSPVERPPRAGHSEHHPDLGPAAEAAASQGLGPGQAPEVAPTRTAPERFAPSVDRPAPTYSNMEEVD
- the USP19 gene encoding ubiquitin carboxyl-terminal hydrolase 19 isoform X24, which produces MSGGASATGPRRGPPGLEEATSKKKQKDRANQESKDGDPRRGSASSREEQAKEELLLDWRQSADEVIVKLRVGAGPLRLEEVDAAFTDTDCVVRLPGGRQWGGVFYAEIESSCTKVQARKGGLLQLALPKKVPLLTWPSLLKPLGTQEVVPGLRCQENGQEPSPIALEPGPEPRRAKQEARNQKRAQGRGEVGAGAGPGAQAGPSAKRAVHLRRGPEGEGSRDGPGPRGDAPPFLAETATQAEAEEQLRVPPLNPQTCLLGSEENLALLAGEKTVSPRNDPVSPAMARSRDPEKEPESMVNLAFVKNDSYEKGPDSVVVHVYVKEIRRDTSRVLFREQDFTLIFQTRDGNFLRLHPGCGPHTLFRWQVKLRNLIEPEQCTFCFTASRIDICLRKRQSQRWGGLEAPAARVGGAKVAVPTGPTPLDSAPPGGTPHPLTGQEEARAVEKEKPKPRSEDTGLDGVAARTPMEHVAPKPEPHLASPKPTCMVPPMPHSPVSGDSVEEEEEEEKKVCLPGFTGLVNLGNTCFMNSVIQSLSNTRELRDFFHDRSFETEINYNNPLGTGGRLAIGFAVLLRALWKGTHHAFQPSKLKAIVASKASQFTGYAQHDAQEFMAFLLDGLHEDLNRIQNKPYTETVDSDGRPDEVVAEEAWQRHKMRNDSFIVDLFQGQYKSKLVCPVCAKVSITFDPFLYLPVPLPQKQKVLPVFYFAREPHSKPIKFLVSISKENSSASEVLDSLSQSVHVKPENLRLAEVIKNRFHRVFLPSHSLDTVSPSDTLLCFELLSPELAKERVVVLEVQQRPQVPSIPISKCAACQRKQQSEDEKLKRCTRCYRVGYCNQLCQKTHWPDHKGLCRPENIGYPFLVSVPASRLTYARLAQLLEGYARYSVSVFQPPFQPGRMALESQGPGCTTLLSTSSLEAGDSERDPIQPPELQLVTPVAEGDTGVPRAWAAPDRGPVPSTSGVSSEVLASGPVEVGSLPAGERVSRPEAAVPGYQHPSEAMNAHTPQFFIYKIDASNREQRLEDKGDTPLELGEDCSLALVWRNNERLQEFVLVASKELECAEDPGSAGEAARAGHFTLDQCLNLFTRPEVLAPEEAWYCPQCKQHREASKQLLLWRLPNVLIVQLKRFSFRSFIWRDKINDLVEFPVRNLDLSKFCIGQKEEQLPSYDLYAVINHYGGMIGGHYTACARLPNDRSSQRSDVGWRLFDDSTVTTVDESQVVTRYAYVLFYRRRNSPVERPPRAGHSEHHPDLGPAAEAAASQGLGPGQAPEVAPTRTAPERFAPSVDRPAPTYSNMEEVD